The proteins below come from a single Salinilacihabitans rarus genomic window:
- a CDS encoding PQQ-binding-like beta-propeller repeat protein, with the protein MSDWNQFRGDARNTGLRVDVEGPDRPEAAWTADLSGAPVGAPVLGRETVYAGDDRGNLYAFDAESGHRWWVSEAFDPVASTPAAADGVVGVARADGTVAALDATSGDRRWEYEATAPVEADLALADGTLYVGDADGLTALDAATGDLRWANETYGPVAGAPAVADGRVYVGTADEAVHALDAETGEEEWKAPTDGTVVGGPTAVDDRAYVADDDGTLLALDAETGQTWFAYEAGAAFTSSPTVVDETTFVPAADGYVHVTDTTFGNRKLRGLLFAKKGIGLDGRPRGSPAVAGDVCCVADASGGLYGIDRDDLDFDWHLPLDAPVATGPALADGRLYVAREDDRLACLAWDVDPSP; encoded by the coding sequence GTGAGCGACTGGAACCAGTTCCGGGGCGACGCCCGGAACACGGGGCTGCGAGTCGACGTCGAGGGGCCGGACCGACCCGAAGCGGCGTGGACGGCCGACCTCTCCGGGGCGCCGGTCGGCGCGCCGGTCCTCGGCCGGGAGACCGTCTACGCGGGCGACGACCGCGGCAACCTCTACGCCTTCGACGCCGAGTCGGGCCACCGCTGGTGGGTCTCGGAGGCGTTCGACCCCGTCGCCTCGACGCCCGCCGCGGCCGACGGGGTCGTCGGCGTCGCCCGCGCGGACGGGACCGTGGCCGCCCTCGACGCGACCTCGGGCGACCGCCGCTGGGAGTACGAGGCGACGGCGCCGGTCGAGGCCGACCTCGCGCTCGCAGACGGGACCCTCTACGTCGGCGACGCCGACGGGCTGACGGCGCTCGACGCGGCGACCGGCGACCTCCGCTGGGCGAACGAGACGTACGGCCCCGTCGCCGGCGCCCCGGCCGTCGCCGACGGGCGCGTCTACGTCGGCACGGCCGACGAGGCGGTCCACGCCCTCGACGCCGAGACCGGCGAGGAGGAGTGGAAGGCACCCACGGACGGGACGGTCGTCGGCGGACCGACCGCGGTCGACGACCGGGCGTACGTCGCCGACGACGACGGGACGCTGCTCGCACTGGACGCCGAGACGGGCCAGACGTGGTTCGCCTACGAGGCCGGCGCGGCCTTCACCTCCTCGCCGACGGTCGTCGACGAAACGACGTTCGTCCCGGCCGCCGACGGCTACGTTCACGTCACCGACACGACGTTCGGCAACCGAAAGCTCCGGGGACTGCTGTTCGCGAAGAAGGGAATCGGACTCGACGGTCGTCCCCGCGGGTCGCCGGCCGTCGCGGGCGACGTCTGCTGCGTCGCCGACGCCAGCGGCGGCCTCTACGGGATCGACCGCGACGACCTCGACTTCGACTGGCACCTCCCGCTCGACGCCCCCGTCGCGACCGGCCCGGCGCTCGCCGACGGCCGCCTCTACGTCGCCCGCGAGGACGACCGCCTCGCCTGTCTGGCGTGGGACGTCGACCCGTCGCCGTAG
- the htpX gene encoding zinc metalloprotease HtpX: protein MNWQTDWGLRFRMFLTMFLLFALYIVFAGVITAYFRGGLLVFAVLFGGMSMVQYYFSDTLTLRSMGARTVSDDEYPELHASIERLSQQADLPKPKVAVVDSGVPNAFATGRNQKNAAVAVTTGLLNTLTREELDGVLAHELSHVKNRDMMVMTIASFLSTIAFMIVRWGAFFGGGRNRQQGGVVVAILVSLVVWIVSYLLIRALSRYREFSADRGAAVITGNPSALASALLKISGRMDEVPKQDLREEAEMNAFFIIPIRSGVVGRLFSTHPSTDRRVERLRQLERELEVA from the coding sequence ATGAACTGGCAGACGGACTGGGGGCTGCGGTTTCGAATGTTTCTGACGATGTTCCTGCTGTTCGCGCTGTACATCGTCTTCGCCGGCGTGATCACCGCCTACTTCAGGGGCGGTCTGCTCGTCTTCGCGGTGCTGTTCGGCGGGATGTCGATGGTGCAGTACTACTTCAGCGACACGCTCACCCTCCGGAGCATGGGCGCGCGGACGGTCTCGGACGACGAGTACCCCGAGTTGCACGCCTCGATCGAGCGCCTCTCCCAGCAGGCCGACCTCCCCAAGCCGAAGGTGGCGGTCGTCGACTCGGGGGTTCCCAACGCGTTCGCGACCGGACGCAACCAGAAAAACGCCGCCGTCGCGGTGACCACGGGGCTACTGAACACCCTCACCCGCGAGGAACTCGACGGCGTGCTCGCACACGAACTCTCGCACGTGAAAAACCGCGACATGATGGTGATGACGATCGCCTCGTTCCTCTCGACGATCGCGTTCATGATCGTCCGCTGGGGCGCGTTCTTCGGGGGCGGGCGCAACCGACAGCAGGGCGGCGTCGTCGTCGCCATCCTCGTCTCGCTGGTCGTCTGGATCGTCAGCTACCTGCTGATCCGCGCGCTCTCGCGGTACCGCGAGTTCTCCGCCGACCGCGGGGCCGCGGTCATCACCGGCAACCCGTCGGCGCTGGCGTCGGCCCTGCTCAAGATCTCGGGGCGGATGGACGAGGTTCCCAAGCAGGACCTCCGCGAGGAGGCGGAGATGAACGCCTTCTTCATCATCCCGATCAGGTCGGGGGTCGTCGGGCGGCTGTTCAGCACCCACCCATCCACCGATCGCCGGGTCGAGCGGCTGCGCCAGCTCGAACGCGAACTCGAGGTGGCCTGA
- the radA gene encoding DNA repair and recombination protein RadA, whose product MADVDLETLPGVGPATADKLKDAGFDSFQSLAVASPSELSNTADVGESTAADIVTAARDAADIGGFETGSAVLERRNKIGKLTWHIDEVDDLLGGGIETQSITEVYGEFGAGKSQVTHQMAVNVQLPQEVGGLHGSVIFIDSEDTFRPERIDDMVRGLPEEAIEATLEDREIEGSPDDEETMEALVDDVLEKIHVAKAFNSNHQMLLAEKAQELAGEHEDSEYPVRLLCVDSLTAHFRAEYVGRGNLADRQQKLNKHLHDIDKVGNLYNAAIVVTNQVSSNPDAFFGDPTKPIGGNILGHKSTFRIYLRKSKGDKRIVRLVDAPNLADGEAVMRVQDGGLKPE is encoded by the coding sequence ATGGCAGACGTAGACCTCGAGACCCTCCCGGGCGTCGGACCGGCGACCGCGGACAAACTCAAAGACGCTGGCTTCGACTCCTTCCAGAGTCTGGCCGTCGCCTCCCCCTCGGAGCTGTCGAACACGGCCGACGTCGGCGAGTCGACCGCCGCCGACATCGTGACGGCCGCCCGCGACGCCGCCGACATCGGCGGCTTCGAGACCGGTTCCGCGGTGCTGGAGCGACGGAACAAGATCGGCAAACTCACCTGGCACATCGACGAGGTCGACGACCTCCTCGGCGGCGGCATCGAGACCCAGTCGATCACCGAGGTGTACGGCGAGTTCGGCGCCGGCAAGTCCCAGGTGACCCACCAGATGGCCGTCAACGTCCAGCTTCCACAGGAGGTCGGCGGCCTCCACGGCAGCGTCATCTTCATCGACTCCGAGGACACCTTCCGGCCCGAGCGCATCGACGACATGGTCCGCGGGCTCCCGGAGGAGGCCATCGAGGCGACCCTCGAGGACCGCGAGATCGAGGGCAGCCCCGACGACGAGGAGACGATGGAGGCCCTCGTCGACGACGTCCTCGAGAAGATCCACGTCGCGAAGGCGTTCAACTCCAACCACCAGATGCTGCTGGCCGAGAAGGCACAGGAACTCGCCGGCGAACACGAGGACTCCGAGTACCCGGTCCGCCTGCTCTGTGTCGACTCGCTGACCGCGCACTTCCGCGCGGAGTACGTCGGCCGCGGCAACCTCGCCGACCGCCAGCAGAAACTCAACAAGCACCTCCACGACATCGACAAGGTCGGCAACCTCTACAACGCCGCCATCGTCGTCACGAACCAGGTCTCCTCGAACCCCGACGCGTTCTTCGGCGACCCGACCAAGCCCATCGGCGGCAACATCCTCGGCCACAAGTCGACGTTCCGCATCTACCTCCGCAAGTCCAAGGGCGACAAGCGCATCGTCCGCCTCGTCGACGCGCCGAACCTCGCCGACGGCGAGGCCGTCATGCGCGTCCAGGACGGGGGTCTGAAGCCCGAGTGA
- the sufU gene encoding Fe-S cluster assembly sulfur transfer protein SufU yields MGLGSDMYRQQILDHYKNPRNYGELEDPTFSHVGENPMCGDEIRMDVRLEEDGETIERVAFSGDGCAISQASASMLSTELAGKTVDDLLEMDRDDVTDMLGVDISPMRVKCAVLAEKVAQDGAEIYRGELDKDKTTTED; encoded by the coding sequence ATGGGACTGGGCTCGGACATGTACAGACAGCAGATCCTCGACCACTACAAGAACCCCCGCAACTACGGGGAACTCGAGGACCCCACCTTCTCGCACGTCGGCGAGAACCCGATGTGCGGCGACGAGATCCGCATGGACGTCCGTCTGGAGGAGGACGGCGAGACCATCGAGCGGGTCGCGTTCTCCGGCGACGGCTGTGCGATCAGCCAGGCCTCCGCGAGCATGCTCTCGACCGAACTCGCGGGCAAGACCGTCGACGACCTGCTGGAGATGGACCGCGACGACGTCACCGACATGCTCGGCGTCGACATCTCGCCGATGCGGGTCAAGTGCGCGGTGCTGGCCGAGAAGGTCGCACAGGACGGCGCCGAGATCTACCGCGGCGAACTCGACAAGGACAAGACGACGACCGAGGACTGA
- a CDS encoding 60S ribosomal export protein NMD3, with product MSDTRAFCPRCGDPVPERSESDASDPLRPGAEVDLCDACYFEDFEFVDAPDRIDVRVCAQCGAVHRGRRWVDVGAQDYTDVAIEEVSEALGVHVDVEDVAWQVEPEEVDRNTIRMHCYFTGVVRGTPVEEQVTVPVKIARQTCTRCGRIAGDYYASVVQIRAAERTPTAEEVERAKTIANTVVADMEATGDRNAFVTEMGEVDDGLDVKVSTNKIGKKIANKMVEEYGGTVTDSETLVTEDEDGNEVYRVTYAVRLPPYTPGDVIDLADDDGGPVLVRSAHGNLKGTRLTTGERYEASYEEGASPDARKLGEHEDAVETTVVAVEDDHAVQVLDPETYQAKTVARPDYFDPGAETVSVLKSRAGLHVLPDESDD from the coding sequence ATGAGCGACACGCGCGCGTTCTGTCCGCGCTGTGGCGATCCGGTGCCCGAGCGGTCGGAGAGCGACGCGTCCGACCCGCTGCGGCCCGGCGCCGAGGTCGACCTCTGTGACGCCTGTTACTTCGAGGACTTCGAGTTCGTCGACGCGCCGGACCGGATCGACGTGCGCGTCTGCGCGCAGTGCGGTGCGGTCCACCGCGGTCGACGGTGGGTCGACGTCGGCGCACAGGATTACACCGACGTCGCGATCGAGGAGGTCAGCGAGGCGCTGGGCGTCCACGTCGACGTCGAGGACGTCGCCTGGCAGGTCGAACCCGAGGAGGTCGACCGGAACACGATCCGGATGCACTGTTACTTCACCGGCGTGGTGCGAGGCACCCCGGTCGAAGAGCAGGTGACGGTGCCCGTCAAGATCGCCCGCCAGACGTGTACGCGCTGTGGCCGGATCGCCGGCGACTACTACGCGAGCGTCGTCCAGATCCGGGCCGCCGAGCGTACCCCGACGGCCGAGGAGGTCGAACGGGCGAAGACGATCGCCAATACCGTGGTCGCCGACATGGAGGCGACGGGCGACCGCAACGCGTTCGTCACCGAGATGGGCGAGGTCGACGACGGGCTAGACGTCAAGGTCTCGACCAACAAGATCGGCAAGAAGATCGCCAACAAGATGGTCGAGGAGTACGGCGGCACCGTCACCGACTCGGAGACGCTCGTCACCGAGGACGAGGACGGCAACGAGGTCTACCGCGTCACCTACGCGGTCAGGCTCCCGCCGTACACGCCGGGCGACGTGATCGACCTCGCGGACGACGACGGCGGCCCGGTGCTCGTCCGCAGCGCCCACGGCAACCTCAAGGGGACCCGCCTCACCACGGGCGAGCGCTACGAGGCGAGTTACGAGGAGGGCGCCTCCCCCGACGCGCGCAAACTGGGCGAGCACGAGGACGCCGTCGAGACCACCGTCGTGGCGGTCGAGGACGACCACGCCGTCCAGGTGCTCGACCCCGAGACCTACCAGGCGAAGACGGTCGCCCGACCCGACTACTTCGACCCCGGGGCCGAGACCGTCTCCGTGCTGAAAAGCCGCGCCGGCCTGCACGTCCTGCCCGACGAGAGCGATGACTGA
- a CDS encoding HalOD1 output domain-containing protein yields MITEISEGTEDERRSVTEAIVDAVAAAADRDPLGLPPLWDVVDPEALDALFEPTRGGRPRAGRVTFTYCGYEVTVDDRERVTVSLAPPGDDRAARGGRKTGSGSGSGSG; encoded by the coding sequence ATGATTACCGAGATTTCCGAGGGAACGGAGGACGAACGCCGATCCGTCACCGAAGCCATCGTCGACGCCGTGGCGGCGGCCGCGGACAGGGACCCGCTCGGGTTGCCGCCGCTGTGGGACGTGGTCGATCCGGAGGCGCTGGACGCGCTGTTCGAACCGACGCGAGGTGGGCGGCCGCGGGCGGGCCGCGTCACGTTCACGTACTGCGGGTACGAGGTCACCGTCGACGACCGGGAACGGGTGACGGTCTCGCTCGCCCCGCCCGGCGACGACCGGGCGGCGCGAGGCGGGAGGAAAACGGGATCGGGATCGGGATCGGGATCGGGTTAA
- a CDS encoding class I SAM-dependent methyltransferase → MTEDEAPLAAVVEKGRSEAAIASLRAEGVYDDDRRVREYDAETVALPITDPPAETAVREVIRQVDPEYRRRDLDDLLAERGWSDAEIAAAPGSWAVIGSVVLVCVPEDCPDEAALADALLDLHGEAETVLADEGIENDGEAGTYREPRTRHLAGARDTETVHVEHGIRYGLDPARVMFSPGNQAERARAGDLVDADEHVFDMFAGVGYFTLPMARAGARVTATELNPTAFRYLLENAVRNDVADRVDAYTTDCRDLAGDLSVDRVVMGYYGRADGVDESGDGTRTEEAHEFLPAALAALRPGGVLHYHEATPEALLWERPLERLESAVEAAGRSLDVLDRRRVKSHSAGVAHVVVDARVD, encoded by the coding sequence ATGACTGAGGACGAGGCCCCGCTCGCCGCCGTCGTCGAGAAAGGCCGCTCGGAGGCCGCCATCGCGTCGCTGCGCGCCGAGGGCGTCTACGACGACGACCGGCGCGTCCGCGAGTACGACGCCGAGACGGTCGCGCTCCCGATCACCGACCCGCCCGCCGAGACGGCCGTCCGCGAGGTGATCCGGCAGGTCGACCCCGAGTACCGCCGTCGCGACCTCGACGACCTCCTCGCCGAGCGCGGCTGGAGCGACGCCGAGATCGCGGCCGCGCCGGGGTCGTGGGCCGTGATCGGTTCGGTCGTCCTCGTGTGCGTTCCCGAGGACTGCCCCGACGAGGCCGCCCTCGCCGACGCGCTGCTCGACCTCCACGGCGAGGCCGAGACCGTCCTCGCCGACGAGGGGATCGAAAACGACGGCGAAGCCGGCACCTACCGCGAGCCCCGGACGCGCCACCTCGCCGGCGCGCGGGACACGGAGACGGTCCACGTCGAACACGGGATCCGGTACGGCCTCGACCCCGCGCGCGTGATGTTCTCGCCGGGCAATCAGGCCGAGCGCGCCCGCGCCGGCGACCTCGTCGACGCCGACGAGCACGTCTTCGACATGTTCGCCGGCGTCGGCTACTTCACGCTGCCGATGGCCCGCGCCGGCGCGCGGGTGACCGCGACCGAACTCAACCCGACCGCGTTCCGCTACCTGCTGGAGAACGCGGTGCGCAACGACGTCGCCGACCGCGTCGACGCCTACACGACCGACTGCCGCGACCTCGCTGGAGACCTGTCGGTCGACCGGGTCGTGATGGGCTACTACGGCCGGGCCGACGGCGTCGACGAGTCGGGCGACGGGACCCGCACGGAGGAGGCCCACGAGTTCCTCCCGGCCGCCCTCGCGGCGCTCCGGCCGGGCGGCGTCCTCCACTACCACGAGGCGACGCCGGAGGCGCTGCTGTGGGAGCGCCCGCTCGAACGCCTCGAATCGGCGGTCGAGGCGGCGGGACGCTCGCTCGACGTCCTCGACCGCCGGCGCGTCAAGAGCCACAGCGCGGGGGTCGCCCACGTCGTCGTCGACGCGCGGGTTGACTGA
- the pspAB gene encoding PspA-associated protein PspAB, with product MGLLDGLRAIFGTRAETDASRDADPEDLFGMSTAYLTMEADLGYESVGAGALCFAGVDSTDFRDAVDEVRAILEAGREDTGTDFAVTEDDHGYHWVVFEESDPEDLVTSMHFAADTFVERGYGSRLLAAVFGYEGEKGPAYWIYSFRRGAFYPFAPRPGRERDSGVEFKLESVLDGELEIEREKEYWYPLWPSASGRHPWE from the coding sequence ATGGGACTGCTCGACGGACTCCGCGCCATCTTCGGCACCCGGGCGGAGACGGACGCGAGCCGCGACGCCGACCCCGAGGACCTCTTCGGGATGAGCACCGCCTACCTCACGATGGAGGCCGACCTCGGCTACGAGTCGGTCGGCGCGGGCGCGCTCTGCTTCGCCGGCGTCGACTCCACCGACTTCCGCGACGCCGTCGACGAGGTGCGGGCGATCCTCGAGGCCGGCCGCGAGGACACCGGCACCGACTTCGCGGTCACGGAGGACGACCACGGCTACCACTGGGTCGTCTTCGAGGAGTCGGACCCCGAGGACCTCGTCACGAGCATGCACTTCGCGGCGGACACGTTCGTCGAGCGCGGCTACGGCTCGCGGCTGCTCGCCGCGGTCTTCGGCTACGAGGGCGAGAAGGGGCCGGCCTACTGGATCTACTCGTTCCGCCGGGGGGCGTTCTACCCGTTCGCCCCCCGCCCGGGCCGCGAACGCGACTCGGGCGTCGAGTTCAAACTCGAGTCGGTACTCGACGGCGAACTCGAGATCGAACGCGAGAAGGAGTACTGGTACCCGCTGTGGCCGAGCGCGAGCGGGCGCCACCCGTGGGAGTAG
- a CDS encoding HalOD1 output domain-containing protein, translating to MNASESNSPRPSGDPTINTAHTHHDPDDGESLSATVVSTVAELSGTEPTDLELLYDRVDPDALDEIFAATNSDSRRADGHLWFPLAGYGVTVYGDGFVVVRRLE from the coding sequence ATGAACGCGTCAGAGAGCAACAGTCCACGCCCGAGCGGAGACCCGACGATCAACACCGCCCACACCCACCACGACCCGGACGACGGGGAGTCGCTGTCCGCCACCGTCGTCTCGACCGTCGCGGAACTGTCCGGGACGGAGCCGACCGACCTCGAACTGCTGTACGACCGCGTCGACCCCGACGCGCTGGACGAAATCTTCGCGGCCACGAACTCGGACAGCCGGCGGGCCGACGGCCACCTGTGGTTCCCGCTTGCCGGCTACGGCGTCACGGTGTACGGGGACGGCTTCGTCGTCGTCCGCCGCCTCGAGTGA